CATGGGGATGGAGAACGCGAGGGTCTTGCCCGAGCCGGTCTTACCGCGCCCAAGGACGTCGCGGCCCTTGAGGGTGTCGGGCAGGGTGTCGACCTGGATCGGGAACGGGCTGTCGATGCCCTGCGAGGTGAGCACGGCAACGAGGGGAGCGGGCACGCCAAGCGCGCCAAAGGAAGTTTCAGACAAAGTGGTGCCTTTCGGGCATCAGTCTCCTCGCTCGAACCGGTGTCGCATTGAAGCGACGGCCGGAGCCAGGAGGATTCACATGGCGAAGGTGCCGATGGGCACATCCGTTCGCCGTAAGAAAGTTTCATTCGGAAATCGAGCGGGTCGCCGGCATCGAGTCGTACTCGTGCTCGCGCGGCCATCGATAAGAAGAGGGCGTTCTACGACGCAGTGAGCGCAACTACGAACTCACAAGTACGTCTACTCTAGCGGATGCTGTCAAGTAGGCGGCCAAAACGCCCCACAAACGGGTGGTGACCGGGACTTTCGGCCCTAGCCCCTCGAGGTGTAGAGCTCGCCGACCGGAATGTCGACGGTGACGATGTTGCCCGCCTGCGGCAGCGGGCACGCCCACATCGGGTCGTACGCGCAGGACGGGTTGTAGGCGAAGTTGAAGTCGAGGATCAGGCTGTCGTCGCCGACGCCGGGGCCGAGGTCGGCGCCCTTGATGGTGTCGAGCAGGTAGCGGCCGCCGCCGTAGGTTCCGCCGGACTTGCCCGCGAGGCCGTCCTTGAGCGGCAGGAACAGGCCGCCGCCGTAGCTGGCGAGCCGCCAGACGTCGAGGGAGCCTATGTAGGGCAGCCGCACGGTGCCCACCAGGTCGAACGGCACGATGCCGTCGGTGCCGGTCTCCACCTTGATGCGCAGCGGTTCCTCGGTGCGATGCACCTCGACCTCGAACCGCCAGTCGGGGTCGTAGGCGGCGATGGTGAGGCCCGTGAACGCGGCGCGGTCGTCGGGCAGCAGTGGCGAGGCCGGATGCCCGGCGAAGAGTTCGTCACGGCCGGAGCGCCAGAGTTCGTGGCCGGCCGAGGGCTTGCGCACGCTGAGCTGGCGCACCCCTCCGTAGAGCCCGAAGACGCGGCGGCGCCAGTCGGCGATCTGCAGGGCTCCGATGGATGAACTCATGTGCTCAGGCTAACCCGTCGCCCCGCTCGGACGGCCCGGCGGCGCGCTCGGTCGACTCGGCTGGCTCGGCGGCGCCCGCGGCCACGAACGCGGGGTCGTCGGCGCCGAGGTCGTAACGCCAGGTCGGTGCAAGGGCCTTGAGCCGCAGCATCCGCAGCTGCCAGAACGCCCACAGGCCCGGCCACACCGCCAGGGTCGCGGGCCCTGCGGAGAAGATCAGCTGGTCGCGGTAGAGGGTCTTGCCGGTTCCTGCCGGGTCGGGCGAGATGGCCATGCTGTGGTCCCAGTGCGTGACGGCCTTCATGGCGCCGGAGACCCCGTTGCCGGTGTCATGCACGATCCGCACGCCGTTCTTGGTGGTGCGCATGTTCAGCCGGATCATCTGTTCGCCGAGCGGCACGAGGCCCAGGCCGCTCATGGCTACCGGGTGTTCGCCGGGGGACCAGGTGGTGGGGAAGCCATCCGTTTCGAGGGATTCGACGCTCATGAGCGGACCGCTGACCTCGCGGAACACGGCGGGGCTGGCCAGCGCCCGCCAGGCGGCGTCGGGGGTGCAGTCGAGGATCTCTTTGAGCAATACACGCATGCCCTCAGTCTGTGCTGTCGGAGCAATGCACTACAACTAGTACGTGGCGATTCGGTATTGGCTCGGTGTGGTGCAGCAGGAGTATGTGCTGCGCAGTGTCGCCATGGGCCTGGCCCAGGTGAACTTCGCCGCCCGCGAACTGCTCGAAGACATGAACGAGTCCGACGGGCTGGTCTATTACTCGCCGAAGACCCAGTTCGAGGGCGACCGGCTGCGCGAGTTCACCGCCATCGGCTACGTGAGCGACGACGCGGTGGTGCAGGTGGGCGTCTCCGGCAGCGAGTACCGGCCCTGGCGCCGCAAGGTGGCCTACGACGCGGATGCCGAGCCCGCGTCGATCCGGCCCCTGCTCAAGGTGCTCGACCTCACCCGGGGCGACCCGAACTGGGGTCTGAAGCTCCGCCGCGGCCTGTTGGAGATCAGCCGGCACGACTTCGAGCTCATCCGCGCCCAGATGCGCCGCCCCAGCGCAGACGACCGCCGCCGCTAGCGGCCCACGCCCATCCCAATTGTCGATCCTGCCGAGACCCCGCGAGGCTGTCCCCGGTGCGTCCCCGTCTCGTCGGTCGAGCTTGCAGAGACCCCGCGAGCCAATCCCGAAACGCACCATCCGGGCGCCCTGAAAGACCCCCGGGGACCGGCCTGCCACCAGCCATTCCACCAGCTTCGCTCAATAGGATGGCCGCATGACTGATGCTTTGTGGTGGCTCCCGTCCGTCATCGTCCTCGGCGTGGTCGTGGGCGTCATCTGGCTGTTCGTGTCGGCGTCCCGGCGCAAGGGCCGCAGCATCCGTGCCGCCGAGACCGCGGAGATCACCGAGCGGGCGCGCACCGCGGCGATCAGCCTGGTGCGGGCCGATGACCTCATCGAGGCGGCCACCGACGAGCTCGGTTTCGCCCAGGCGCAGTTCGGCGAGCGGGCCACGGCCGACTTCGCCGCCGCGCTCGACGTGTCCAAGCGGCAGCTGCGTGAGGCTTTCGCCCTGCAGCAGAAGCTCGACGACGGTGTGCCCGACACCGACTCCCAGATCCGGCAGTGGACCGAGCAGATCACCCGCCTCGCCGACGAGGCCACCGTTCGTCTGAACGCGCAGACCCGCGAGTTCGACAGCAAGCGCGTGGTGGAACAGAACGCGCCGGTGCAGCTCGAGCAGCTGCGCCGCCGCCTCGACCGTGCCACCGACCGTCTCGCCGGCGGCGCCGCCACCCTCGAGCGCCTCGCCACCACCTATTCCGCGTCCGCGCTGGCCGCCATCAGCGGCAACGTCGAGCGGGCCCGCACCGCCATCGACGAGGGCCGCCGGGCCGCGGATGCCGCCGACGCGCGCCTCGCCACCGGCGCCACCGAGCCCGTCGGCGACCAGGTCAGCGCGGCCGAGCACGGGCTCTTCACCGCGACCACGCTGCTCGACGCCATCGAAACCGGCGAGGACCAGCTGCACGTGGCTTTCGCCAGCCTCGGCACGGCCCTCGCCGGGGCCGAGACCGAACTGGCCGAGGCCCGCGCCCTGCGCGACCGGCACGAGGAATCCGAGGCCAGCACCGAGCTGAACCGGGTGATCGCCGCCGCCGACGCCGTGGTGGCGGAGCTGCGCCGTCCCGGCCGGGTGAGCGACCCTGCCGCGGACCTCGCCCGGTTGCGCGAAGCCCTCGACGGGCTCGACGTCACCCGCTCCGAGGCCCGCAACCGGCAGTTGCGGCTCGACAATGCCCGCGAGGCCTTCGTGGGCGCGCGGCTGGCCGCCCGCAGCCAGATCGGCATCACCCGCGACTTCATCACCGCCAACCGGGGCCGGGTGGGTGCCGACGCCCGCACCCGTCTGGCCGAGGCCGAACGCCAGCTCGCCCTGGCCGAGGCCGAAGCCGACCCGGTCACCGCGCTCGACGCCGCCCGCCGGGCCATGACCCACGCCACCGACGCCGACGCGCTCGCGCACTACGACGCCCGCTGAGCCTGGCCGTTCCGCGTCAGCGTGACCCCCGGTGTCCACGATTCCGGCACCCGAGACCGACGGCCGGTATTCTGAACGGGTGAGCGACGCCCAGCCCCAGATCAAGTACCAGGTCCGATTCGACTGGGGTCTCGCGGGCTTCCAGGCCCTCGCCGCCGAGGCCGACGTGGTCGTGCTCGCCGACGAATTGCCTCCGGTGGATGCCGCGCACGGCTTCCCCACCCCGGTCACGTCCCACACCGTGATTGTGGCCGGGCTGGCTACGAGCGCCCTCGTGGCCGACTGGGCCTTGGCCCGCCAGACCGAGAAGGGCGACCGCTTCTCCGTGGCCGTCATCGCCGTGGGGGAGCGCCGAGCCGACGGCAGCATCCGTTTCGCCATGGAGGACCAGCTAGCCGCCGGCGCCGTGATCGACGCCCTCGCCGAACGCGGCATCGACCATTGCTCCCCGGAGGCCGCGGCCGCCGCGGCGAGTTTCACAGGGCTCAAACGCGCCGTGAAGCACCTCGTGAAGGCGTCCGAGACCGGGCAGGCCCTCGCCGCCGCCGAGGCCACGGCCGCTACGGATCTCCCCGTCGCGACGGCCACTCCCGCCGTCACCGTCGTCACCGACTTCGTCTTCCCCGCCTGACCCGGGCGCTGCGGTGCCCGTCTGCACGCGCATCGCGGGCGGGCCATCCGGCGCACCCCGGCCACGAGGCCTCAGGCGTCGGGAATGCTCGCAGGCTCGTCCGCGTTGGATTCGTCACGCGCGTGCCTGATTGCGCGGCCCCGCAGCATCCGTTGCACAACCCAACGAAGGAGCCCCTCATGAAGGCAGTACTCAACGGCACGGTCGTGGCCGAAGCACCCGAGAACGAACTCATCAAGATCGAGGGCAACTGGTACTTCCCGCCGTCGAGCGTCAAGGACGAGTTCCTGGCGCCGACCGACACGCCGTACACCTGCTCCTGGAAGGGTGAGTGCCAGTATTTCACCGTGACCGACGGTGTCTCCACGGTGGTCGATGGCGCGTTCAGCTACCCCACGCCCACGCCGAGCTCGTTCGACCGGGTCGGCCAGGACTACAGTGGCTACGTCGCCTTCTGGAAAGACCTCAAGGTCGTCGAGTAGCCCCGCCTCACCCGCGCGGCCCATCGCGGCTCCGCGCCCTTTCTGTTCCCCGATCGGACAATTGCGCCTGGTAAGCCGGGCCCAATTGTCCGATCGGGCAACAGTCAGCCTCGGTACACGGATGCCGCGCCCGCCGCCGGGGCGCTGCGCTCAGAACCGCACGAACCGCTTGAGCGCCTCGTTCGCGAGCCCGTAGCCGAGCACCATGCCGAACAGGGCCAGCAGCAGGGCCGGCGGCACCGCCACGAACTGCGCCAGCGCGCCCAGCGGGGTGAAGGTGAGCGTCACCGTGGCGGCTGCCACGAGCAGGCTCACCCAGAAGAACACCCCGTCCGGGCGGCTGCGCCAGGCCGGCCGGCTGGTGCGCAGGGTCATCATCGCCACGAACTGGGTGAGGCCGGACTCGATGAACCAGCCCGTGCGGAAGGTGGCGGCATCGGTGTGGAACACCCAGCGCATCAGCGCGAAGGTGGCCAGGTCGAACACCGTGCTGAGCAGCCCGAACATGATCATGAACCGGGTCACCTGGCGCATGTCCCACACGCCGGCCACCTCGAGCCGTTCGTGGTCGACGTTGTCGCGTGACACCAGGGTATTGGGGATATCGGCCAGGAAGTTCAGCAGCAGGATCTGACCGGGCAACATCGGCAGGAACGGCAGCGTCGCCGCGGCGATGACCATGCTCAGGATGTTGCCGAAGTTGGCGCTGGACGCCACCCGCACGTACTTGAGCGTGTTGGAGAAGGTGTGCCGGCCGAGCCGCACCCCGGTTGCCACCACGGCGAGTTCCTTGGTGAGCAGCACCACAGCGGCGGCCTTCTTCGCCACGCTCGCGGCGGTGTCCACCGAGATGCCCACATCCGCGCCGTGCAGCGCAGTGGCGTCGTTGATGCCGTCGCCGAGGAACCCCACGGTTTCGCCGGCATCGCGAAGCGCCGCCACGATGACCTGCTTCTGGCTGGGCTCGACCTCGGCGAAAATGCTCGTGCGCGACACGAGCTCGTGCACCTGCGCCTGGCCCAGGCCCGCCAAGTCGGCACCCACGGCCACCCGTCCGGCGTCGATGCCCAGCTG
This is a stretch of genomic DNA from Cryobacterium soli. It encodes these proteins:
- a CDS encoding DUF1684 domain-containing protein; its protein translation is MSSSIGALQIADWRRRVFGLYGGVRQLSVRKPSAGHELWRSGRDELFAGHPASPLLPDDRAAFTGLTIAAYDPDWRFEVEVHRTEEPLRIKVETGTDGIVPFDLVGTVRLPYIGSLDVWRLASYGGGLFLPLKDGLAGKSGGTYGGGRYLLDTIKGADLGPGVGDDSLILDFNFAYNPSCAYDPMWACPLPQAGNIVTVDIPVGELYTSRG
- a CDS encoding EVE domain-containing protein, with the protein product MAIRYWLGVVQQEYVLRSVAMGLAQVNFAARELLEDMNESDGLVYYSPKTQFEGDRLREFTAIGYVSDDAVVQVGVSGSEYRPWRRKVAYDADAEPASIRPLLKVLDLTRGDPNWGLKLRRGLLEISRHDFELIRAQMRRPSADDRRR
- a CDS encoding 2-phosphosulfolactate phosphatase, yielding MSDAQPQIKYQVRFDWGLAGFQALAAEADVVVLADELPPVDAAHGFPTPVTSHTVIVAGLATSALVADWALARQTEKGDRFSVAVIAVGERRADGSIRFAMEDQLAAGAVIDALAERGIDHCSPEAAAAAASFTGLKRAVKHLVKASETGQALAAAEATAATDLPVATATPAVTVVTDFVFPA
- a CDS encoding DUF427 domain-containing protein, coding for MKAVLNGTVVAEAPENELIKIEGNWYFPPSSVKDEFLAPTDTPYTCSWKGECQYFTVTDGVSTVVDGAFSYPTPTPSSFDRVGQDYSGYVAFWKDLKVVE